DNA sequence from the Synechococcus sp. MU1617 genome:
TCAATGGGCATCCAAGAGCGTGGCTGGGATCCGGAGTAGATCTGCGAAGGCCGGAAAATCCGGTTCGCTCCGAGCTGCTCACGCCAATGGGCCAGCCAGCCGGCGACCCTGGCGATAGCGAAGACCGGCGTGAACAGATCCCTGGGTATGCCGAGCTTGCGATACACCAGGCCCGAATAGAAATCCACGTTGGGATAAATCCCCTTGGGGCCAAGGCGGGACGCTGCTTCTTCTTCGATCGCCCGGGCCACGTCGTAGAGGTCGTCATGGCCGAAGCTCGCGAACATCTCCTCCACCAGGGCTTGCAGGATCACGGCACGGGGGTCTTTGACCTTGTATTCACGGTGGCCGAAGCCCATGATTTTGCGCTTGGCCGCGATGGCCTCATCCAGGAAAGCGCCAGCGTTCTCGGGACTTCCCACCTGCTCGAGCATGGCAAGGACGTCTTCATTGGCGCCGCCGTGGAGTGGGCCAGCCAGGGTGCCGACGGCTGAAGCCACCACGGCGTAGGGGTCGGTGAGGGTGCTGGCGGTGACCCGGGCACTGAAGGTGCTGGCGTTGAGGCTGTGCTCGGCATGGAGCATCAGGCATCGATCAAAGATCCGCGCCGCCAGGGGATCCGGCTCACGTTCCGTGAGCATGTAGAGGAAATTGGCGGAATAGGCCAGATCATCCCGGGGTTGAATTGGGTCCTGGCCTTTGCGGATCAGCTGAAAGGCCGCCACCATCGTGGGGATCTTGGCGATCAGCCGCACCACCGCGTCATAGATGTACTGCGGGTCGTCGATCGCCCGGCGCGAATAGAACAGTCCCAGGGATGCTGCACTGGACTGCAGCGCGTCCATCGGGTGGCCGCTGGCCGGGAAGCACTTCATCATGTCCCGCACCCGGAAGCTGACGCGCCGGTGCATCTGCACAGCGTGCTCAAACTCCGCCAGCTGGTCGCGGCTGGGCAGCTCTCCCCAGATCAGCAGGTAGGCCGTTTCCAGGAAGCTGCTGTTGGCCGCCAGATCCTGCATCGGATAGCCGCGATAGGTGAGCAGCCCTTGCTCTCCATCGATGTCGCAGATCGCCGACTGGGTGGCCGGCACGCCATCCAGGCCTGGACGCAGTTCGATCCCGGTCCGCGCATGGCGCAGGTCACCTGTCTGCTGCTGAGCCAAGGGCCGGTCGCCTCTTTCAGCAACTTAAGTCGTCAATCAACAGTGCTGGCCGAAGCAAGGCCTGCAACTGCCACTGGCCCGAGGAACGACGCAGCTGGATCACACCGGCTTTCTTCAGCACCAGGGCACCGGGGGCACACCTCAGAAGAGCGCAGGCCAGATGGCCAAGGTCCGGCTCATGGCCCACCAGACCGAGGTATCCATCCCACGGCGTCAACAACGTTTCAAGGCCTCCTCCAGGTTGAAGGCGTTCGTCCACCGCCAGCTCTGGAGCGAGCCCCGCCTCCAAAGCCAGTTCCGACGTTTGCAACGCCCGAAGGTACGGACTCGAGAGCAAGCGATCCAACCGCAGCCCCCGTTGCACCAGGGCCTCCATCACCCGCTGGGTTCGCTGACGGCCGGCGGCGGTCAAGGGGCGTTCCGGATGGTCCTGGCCCGCCTGGCGGGGTTCGGCGATGCCATGCCGCAACAGCACCAGGTCAGCCAAGCTCGAGCCGGGCATGCAACGGAATCTCGGTAGCGCCCTGCTCCTGACGATCAACGTCAATGGCAACCGCAAGGCCGCGGACCTGGTCTTGGAGGGGCCGCCCCGCCA
Encoded proteins:
- a CDS encoding citrate synthase; amino-acid sequence: MAQQQTGDLRHARTGIELRPGLDGVPATQSAICDIDGEQGLLTYRGYPMQDLAANSSFLETAYLLIWGELPSRDQLAEFEHAVQMHRRVSFRVRDMMKCFPASGHPMDALQSSAASLGLFYSRRAIDDPQYIYDAVVRLIAKIPTMVAAFQLIRKGQDPIQPRDDLAYSANFLYMLTEREPDPLAARIFDRCLMLHAEHSLNASTFSARVTASTLTDPYAVVASAVGTLAGPLHGGANEDVLAMLEQVGSPENAGAFLDEAIAAKRKIMGFGHREYKVKDPRAVILQALVEEMFASFGHDDLYDVARAIEEEAASRLGPKGIYPNVDFYSGLVYRKLGIPRDLFTPVFAIARVAGWLAHWREQLGANRIFRPSQIYSGSQPRSWMPIEERVSAPAA
- the sixA gene encoding phosphohistidine phosphatase SixA produces the protein MPGSSLADLVLLRHGIAEPRQAGQDHPERPLTAAGRQRTQRVMEALVQRGLRLDRLLSSPYLRALQTSELALEAGLAPELAVDERLQPGGGLETLLTPWDGYLGLVGHEPDLGHLACALLRCAPGALVLKKAGVIQLRRSSGQWQLQALLRPALLIDDLSC